In Melanotaenia boesemani isolate fMelBoe1 chromosome 1, fMelBoe1.pri, whole genome shotgun sequence, the genomic window AGACCGTGTAACACTAATGAGTCACATGACAACAGGGATTCAAAATGGCTAATTGGGGccaatttggacattttcacttGGGGTGTACTCATTTTTGTTGCCAGTGGTTTATACATGAATGGCTGTGTGCTGAgttgttttgaggggaaaataaaattacactgtTGAACAAGCTGTGCACTGACTCCTGTACATTATATCAAAGTGTAATGTCTTCATTGTTGTCctatgaaaagataaaactaaatatttgctaaaatgtgaggggtgtactcacttttgtgagatactgtatgtcAAAATTTATATATCTTGACTAAAAACCCTAAATTAGATATTCCAGCGACTCTGGCCTCAGCtgaaatttccctctgggataaataaaatgttttgcatgTCCTGTCCAGTAACCGGATCAGAACCGTGGTTGTAAACATGAGAGCGTCTCACCCGGAGTCCCCTCGGGTTCAGGACTTTGGGGTTTCTGGAGAAGTGCATATGGATGCCGCTGTCGGCGCTGACCGTCACCGCCACCTTCTTCAGGGTTCTGTTCCCACAGTGTGGACAGAACACTTTGTTCATGTTGCTGGTGGTTCTGAAATAAAACGGATCCAGTTAGAAGGTTTGCTACAGTTCTCATAGCCGACAGAAACCGGATCAGGACCGCTCACTTAAAGCAGGCGTGACATCTCAGGATGTAGTTCCTCGCCTGGCGGATCAGCATCCCGTTCACCGACAGGACATGAAGTCCGATCTGGAGCAGAACGTTCTGGAAACACAAGCAAAACCACAACACCAGTCAGCTACAGACCCACCCCAGCAGGAGGTCCCTGAATGCAGCGTCGGCATGTCGGgaggtcagtgaatgcagcGTCGTCGCCTCTGCAGGTTACTGATCACAAATATGTGGACGGATGGACGATAAACCGACCGGCAGGGTTAACCATCCGTCTGCGTGGACATTTAACAAAgccgtggctcagcaaggtggAGCGGCCGTCTCGTAACCTGAGGGtcgctggttcgatcctcggccaagtcaaGCTCATGTCGCGTGTCCCTGAACAAGAAACCGAACCCCtaactgctcctgatgggtcctGGTTGAACGCCtagcatggcagcttccgccatcagtgtgtgaatgggtgtgtgtgaatgtgtgtgtgatgtacatgtaaagctttgggtatcgttccaggtgtataaatacggaccatttaccatgaCAGGTGCAGGAGCCTCCACCAGGTAAACACCAatgtctgagactgaaacaggtGGAGACATCTACACCCGAACTTCATCCGTCAGCAGGTTGTGGGATCTCACTTAATAACCAGAGTTTCTACATCGTAATCGCCGCTCACTTCCTGTCAGCTGATCACGGTGACGTTTCTAgcgtgtttttaaataaagtccaGCTTTATTTGCACGGTGCCGCGTCGTCGGCTCCGGGCTTTACAGACGGATCAGCTGGAGCCGCTTCATGACCCCCCAGCACGGCGGGCGCCGCCGCGGTGACGTCGGACCAGAACTTGCCTCGGGTGATGTTCCTCTGAGCCGACAGGAAGTGGCAAACAACTGTCTCCTGTGTTTACGCTCACTGTGACGACATCGAGAATGTGCGGTGCTGTTGCCAAGGCAACGGCGGCTTGATTCGAGTAAACAGAACTTCATGGTCTGGTTACCTGCATGGCGAAGTCGGTGGTCAGACATCCGACTCTGACATCAGCAGGTGCAGTCCAATCAGATGACTCCATCTTCATCTGCTTGATGTTACTGGGAGTGATCCAGcctcctccatcatcatcatcttccacTTCTGGCTCATTCTCTTTGTCCTCGTCGTCTGAATGGCCCTCTGACTCCCCCATCTGGGCGGAGGCTCCGCCCCCTTCCTGTAAACAAACATCGTGAGCCCTGTTTCCATCAACGGGTGCGGGTCAGGAtgcattttttgtgtttccacccACAAAAACATGGAAGAGTATCCTAATATCCAACCCGACCCTTCCGTTGGGCTACCAGTCTAACGGGCCCGAcacaaaagggtggagcttggcACACTGCAATCCTCTGATTGGTGTAGAAAAGAAAAGTCACTTCCTGTGTAACTtggtataaaaacaaagcaggaacagctcctCATTCAGAGCAACAGATTGTCTTTGTGATGACCTCCATCCTTCTCCGTAGTTTCTGAGTCACGTTCTGGTTCTACTCTAAGAAAGGCGCCTGTCGCTATCCGACTGATGCTccgcctctcaggtaaggttacggttgctgtggaaacgcaacgTGATTACCGTTTACCGACCCGACACcgcccgttggtggaaacggggctttgACAACcgtgacaaagaaaaaaataaaaacacaagctgATGGTTTTTCTTCCATCCAGGAGGAcgggaaggggaaaaaaaaactccatctggttctggtccagccAAGTCCTCACATTTCAGTCCTCCAGTTTCCAACAGCAAGTCCAGGTTTTCTTTCTACTCCTGATGAGAAATTAATATGAAACAAACTTTCAGAATTATTAGATTATTTATTCTGACATGAATCCGATCTGGACAAGAAATTAATCCCATctgtaaaagaggaaaaagtaaaaggaaataATCTGGTGAACAGGAAGCAGTCGGAGGGAAACAAGGTTCCTCTTGTGGACATATTTTATAACCCATTACCATAGAAACCAGATCCTTTAGATTATGAAAACTTTGATTAACTTTCCTTTTCAAGGttccatattatgcaaaattcccTTTCTAAAGGTTTGTGACCTCACAGCCTATTTGAGGCCCAAAATAGAGAAAATTCGGTCTTCTCTCTCACCTGCTTGTTtcactttttagcaaatgtgtgcttaaacagtctgagatctttctctttgacctcacaaagggaaataaccactccccCTGGTTAGGGATACTGCCATTGACCCGCCccccggctagctgagcctTCCCCTAAAATCACCAAGTAGGCACCAGCGAAAgccggatcctctcccagagaggggcgtggccagtttccactcatgaacatttaaaggttcagacacagaaacagtccTTCACAGAAGAGCCACTAGAGCCACACCAGAGCCACATGCGTGAAAGCAACTCTTCTGCCTCATTGGCCTGAACcgtttgtttaaaatgttccGACCCTTCCTGACCATTCCTGATCCTTCCAGACCATTCCTGACCCTTCCAGACCATTCCTGACCCTTCCAGACCATACCTGATCCTTCCTGACCATTCCTGATCCTTCCTGACCATTCCTGACCCTTCCAGACCATACCTGATCCTTCCTGACCATTCCTGATCCTTCCTGACCATTCCTGATCCTTCCTGACCATTCTTGACCCTTCCAGACCATTCCTGATCCTTCCTGACCCTTGCTGACCATTCTTGACCCTTCCAGACCATTCCTGATCCTTCCTGACCATTCCTGACCCTGGAACGGCTGagattaaggaccaaggctgagtCTGGGGtgatacactttgaaaacaatgttgttggacctttgaaataaaattgctgaaaaaatgtaaaatatgggacctttaaaaaagtaaattggTTCCTCCAGCTGGAGCTCAGACCAGGATCCTGGCCAGAGCTCAGACCGGTTCTCATATCTTCCGTACACCTTCTCTCcgtttttattaaaactggtGAAAGTTCTGGATTCTCCGAGCAGAACCGGACCTGAGGAGAACTAGACTGAAGGGAACTGGACCAAGATGAGATCTGAGATGGTCACTGAACTCACCAGCAGATCCAGCAACTCATCATCGATGGTCAGAACTGGGTCTCTCCAGAACTGGAAGCTGTTGAACTGTTGGCTGTCGGCCACGACCGAGTCTGTCTGGTTTTGTTTGGGTTCTGAAACCGGCGCTGAACCCGCAGATCTCGCTGAAGGCAGAACCGGACTCAACAAATCCAGCAGGTCCTCGTTGATGGTTGGAACCGGGTCTCTCCAGAACTGGAAGCTGTTGAACTGCTCGACATTGACCGGGTCGGACCTCCTCTCCTCCATCTGGTTCTGAACGTTTGGACCGTCTGCAGGTTTCTGATGGGACACAAACTGAACCGGGTCCAGAGACCGATCCGGACCATCACCTCTACCTACGTCCGGTACCTTGGAGGGGAAGTGGAACCCGGCAACGTTGACAGGAGCCTCCGGGTGGTGCTGAGTGTTCACAATGTTCACCTGAAGATAAAACCGGGACAGTTACCATGACAACCGAAACAGCCATGGGAGATGGCGCTCTGCCTGTACCTTGAGGTCCGGTTCTTTCTTCAGGTGTTGGGAACCGACATGTTCCAGCTCCAGCTGGTACGTCAGGGCCAGAACTTTAATATCGGTGGCTGAAAGACTCGGATAGTCTCCGGTTTTCTTGGAGAACTCCGTCACTGAAAAACAGACGAAACGTCAAAACGGGCCCTGGAAGAGTTCTGAGGGTCAGAACCTCAGGCCCGGTCCTGTTACCATGTCGGATGTGTTCTGGATGCGGCTCCCTGAAGATGAGCTGGTATGGCAGGACGGCCAGGCTCCTCCTGGTGGCTTTGTCCCGGATCTCATCCACCACGTCCCTCACGGTGTAGACGTTCCGTCCAATCTCctgaaacagaaccagaaccagctgtTTTAAACCCAACGGTACCAACAGTTGCTTCTTGTAAACATCAGAAGTTACTGATCCTGGTTCCATCTGACTGGACCCAGTTCTGATAGAAGCTCACCTGTCCAGGTATACCTGCTAGATGctggttaggctccagcttcccttaCGAAGCGGTGCGGTTTATTAGAGTAAAGTCATTTTACTAGAATAAAATCGTAACAATTCATCTTGTATTAGAAGAGGAACCTTGTTAAAACGAGGGCCGTGGAGCTTTGTGTGATGTTGTACTTCAGGAGAAACGTGTCTGCTGCCCATCAGAACCACGTTATTAGTACCGGGCCTGAAAAAGAACCTGCAGGAAAATGAGTCTAATCCACAGAAAGAAGCAGGCGGATTGGAGGAAATGGCTGTTCCAGGTACTGTTAtgactttattttcataaaactaCTCATTTTTATTACAACTTTATTCTGGAAGCCTgtgaaaaagatttttcttgATGTGGACATAATACTCCGTTATGAACCATGAAACTTTCCCAGTGACAAAACTGAATTACGGGTGCTCGAGGAGATCTTGGTCTAAAATAAGCTTCTCTCTGACCACGTTCAGATGTGTTCGTTCACCATCGGAGTTCATTCACCGGTAAACGATTTACAGCGTATCACACTAGCAGCCCCAGCTCAGAGCCTGGTGGACGCCGTGGACGCGGTGGACACCATTCCCACTGCATCCGTCTttagtgaaaatgagaggaaatgtgaacaTTTGCTTTGCAAGGCGGTTTCAGATGTTAGAGGCCACTGTGGTCCTTTTAGGAAAAGTTAGTGTGCCTGACGATCTAAACGGAagctaccgctacagaaacggtagaTGCCGAGTGGCGGGATCTCGGTGTCTGTTTAGGGACGACACATTAACTCAGCTCATCTAGATTTTCAcactggagctgaaaataaactataaagatgctcaaagagaagCTCAGTATCCAGGTTACTTGGCGCTGGCTAAGCTagcgctacatgatccagtttcattcatccaggaggctagcaaggctgctagctgGTTTTACAGCCGCTACAGtgggggtgtccagctccggtgcTCCAGGGCAGCGATCCTGCAagattttaatgtttccctgctccaccACACCTGGCTCAGATTAATCATGCGTTCCAGTTGTCCTTGGACGTGTGTTCCTGGTCTGAACAAGCAGCAAACTGGTAAAGGCTCCGTTGGAAgcttcaatttatggtttaaactttgctcaaaatcctgttgaacacaatctgatacttgtcttctgtcccctaatagatacccagaagcagaaaaccacattataatatttttaatatttcacatggtaataaatggtagattttccccccaaaaaatgattttttttttgttacattttgttaaagggccaaataaagacctcatatttaataaattagaCTTTTCTTACCAGTTTTTCATGGATCAGGCCTCAATGGGTTAAGTTTCAGAGGACCCTGAAaaaccagatttaaagatggctgcacccAGGACCACCAGGAgtccattgttgtctttattaaaatcgTTTGTAATAAATTTAGTCTCcgttaaatttaaatgtaaacagcgGGTTTGTACGTGAAAAACTCATAAATAGTTGTGGTTTATTAGTCATTATCATCAGAATTGGCGGTTATTTTTCCCGAGTTGGTGCAAATGAAACGCAAAACACCTGGCAATGACGTCACATTTCGCTTAGAATTCCGAGACAACTGGAACGCACCATTACGTGAAGGTTTTCACCACACATCCTTTAACctgagccaggtgtgttggagcagggacacattaaaaacctgcaggactgcggtccccgaggaccgactttggacacccctgatctacaaCATGAAACGCTGTAGACACCCCGACCGTCCAGCGGCGCGACTCCCTGACAACCTCCGTTCCCCTGACGTCGACCTGACGCCACTCTTCATGTCAGAAAACCTGCTCGCAGCTCAGACGTCACCAGTCTTACCTGTAACGGAGCTTTCTTTAAAAACGCTCCAGCATCAGCGACAACATGCTCCACCAGGGTCAGCGCCATCTTAGTTTGACGGCCAGCAGACGGAGTGACCAATCAGAAGCCGATGAACAGTCTCGTGACTCTTCAGGATACTTCAAAGACATGATTTGTCTCGGAAATGTGACTCTCAGTAAcacgtgtgtgtatatatatatatacatatatagtcCAGAATTGATGTAGTTTTTATCAACAGCtgtctaatgtggtctagatTGCTCCAGATTCAGTGGAATCGCCTTTTACACATTTTACGAATCAGAAGCTAACTTGAGCCTCGTTTTGCcctgaataaataagtaaataataaacagGTTTCTTCCCAACGCTTCAAAACGCTCTTTTCCGACTTTTCTGTAGTTATTGAATGCTGCGATACGTCATGTGCTGGTCACGTGGCGTTTGTTGACGGTAGAAGAAAACATGGCGGCGCGCTGGAGCAGCGAGAACGTGGTGGTGGAGTTTCGGGACGCTCAGgtgcagtttgtttgtttgattgattgattgattattaACGCAACGATCAATCTGTTTTCATGTCAATGATCAAAGCTGTTATTGATGATCAGAGGAAACAGATCAGGGTTTATTTATAAGtagtgaaaacaaacaaacataatgtTTAGCTGGAGTGACCTGGGGGTTTTCAGAGGCAGGATGAAGGGAAAGCCGGGCTTATCTTGATAAATCAGGTTCATTTAAGCCAGAGTTCTGGCTTATGTGAATgccgctgagtaaccatggtaactgatgcaccaGAGCTAGCCTGTTCGGCTAacgtttagcttagcttagctgtgtctcaaaggtctgatacagacCCTAAAGAAAGCTCCACTTGGTAGAACTGCTCCGCCTCATTCTGgtttaaaataagaaacagctgttattacatcactactttgtctggaataatcaataaatctgtcagtgccagtttaactaaagaaacacgac contains:
- the nob1 gene encoding RNA-binding protein NOB1, giving the protein MALTLVEHVVADAGAFLKKAPLQEIGRNVYTVRDVVDEIRDKATRRSLAVLPYQLIFREPHPEHIRHVTEFSKKTGDYPSLSATDIKVLALTYQLELEHVGSQHLKKEPDLKVNIVNTQHHPEAPVNVAGFHFPSKVPDVGRGDGPDRSLDPVQFVSHQKPADGPNVQNQMEERRSDPVNVEQFNSFQFWRDPVPTINEDLLDLLSPVLPSARSAGSAPVSEPKQNQTDSVVADSQQFNSFQFWRDPVLTIDDELLDLLEGGGASAQMGESEGHSDDEDKENEPEVEDDDDGGGWITPSNIKQMKMESSDWTAPADVRVGCLTTDFAMQNVLLQIGLHVLSVNGMLIRQARNYILRCHACFKTTSNMNKVFCPHCGNRTLKKVAVTVSADSGIHMHFSRNPKVLNPRGLRHSLPLPEGGKHANNPHLVEDQRFPQQRLSRKARQKTDVFDPDYVAGLSPFSENDVYSRAANLHIRDSQCGGGRRRANPNAARRKFIKK